In Serinus canaria isolate serCan28SL12 chromosome 5, serCan2020, whole genome shotgun sequence, the following proteins share a genomic window:
- the NFKBIA gene encoding NF-kappa-B inhibitor alpha gives MIAARRAAEPPAMDGYEHPKKERQGAFALDDRHDSGLDSMKEEEYRQLVKELEDIRLQPREPPAWAQQLTEDGDTFLHLAIIHEEKALSLEVIQQAAGDRAFLNFQNNLSQTPLHLAVITDQPEIAEHLLKAGCDLEIRDFRGNTPLHIACQQGSLRSVSVLTQYCQPHHLLAVLQAANYNGHTCLHLASLQGYLGIVEYLLSLGADVNAQEPCNGRTALHLAVDLQNSELVSLLVKHGADVNKVTYQGYSPYQLTWGRDNSSIQEQLKQLTTADLQMLPESEDEESSESEPELTEDELIYDDCLIGGRQLAF, from the exons ATGATCGCCGCTCGCCGCGCCGCCGAGCCTCCCGCCATGGACGGCTACGAGCACCCCAAGAAGGAGCGTCAGGGCGCCTTCGCGCTCGACGACCGCCACGACAGTGGCCTGGACTCCATGAAGGAGGAGGAGTACCGGCAGCTggtgaaggagctggaggacaTACGGCTGCAGCCCCGCGAGCCGCCcgcctgggcacagcagctgacGGAGGACGGGGACAC tttTCTGCACTTGGCCATTATTCACGAGGAAAAAGCCCTGAGCCTGGAGGTGATCCAGCAGGCAGCCGGTGACCGGGCTTTCTTGAACTTCCAGAACAACCTCAGCCAG ACTCCTCTTCACCTGGCAGTGATAACTGATCAGCCTGAAATTGCTGAGCATCTTCTGAAGGCCGGATGCGACCTGGAAATCAGGGACTTCCGAGGAAACACCCCCCTGCACATCGCCTGCCAGCAGGGCTCCCTCAGGAGCGTCAGCGTGCTCACGCAGTACTGCCAGCCACACCACCTCCTGGctgtcctgcaggcagccaaCTACAACG GACATACGTGTCTTCATTTAGCATCTCTCCAGGGGTACCTGGGTATTGTGGAGTATCTGCTGTCCTTGGGAGCAGATGTAAACGCACAG GAGCCATGCAATGGCAGAACAGCACTACATTTGGCAGTGGATCTGCAGAATTCAGAACTGGTGTCGCTTTTGGTGAAACATGGGGCAGACGTGAACAAAGTGACCTATCAGGGCTATTCCCCCTATCAACTCACATGGGGAAGAGACAACTCCAGCATACAGGAACAGCTGAAGCAGCTGACCACAGCTGACCTGCAGATGTTGCCAGAAAGTGAGGATGAAGAGAGCAGTGAATCGGAGCCTGAGTTGACGGAGGATGAA cttATATATGATGACTGCCTTATTGGAGGACGACAGCTGGCATTTTAA